Proteins encoded together in one Labrus mixtus chromosome 18, fLabMix1.1, whole genome shotgun sequence window:
- the rdh12 gene encoding retinol dehydrogenase 12, producing MLPKNRSSIQLEEAERSSVRAMMLLLVAVAGLGAVTLLVLLFSTHIRSYAAGGVCMSTAPLEGKTVLITGANTGIGKETALDMAVRGARVIMACRDVDKGEEAAASIRAACPRADVEVRELDLADTCSIRAFAQKFLREVNELHILINNAGVMMCPYMKTIDGFEMHIGVNHLGHFLLTSLLIGQLKRSAHARIVVVSSLAHNFGWIRFHDLHSQGSYNSGLAYCQSKLANVLFTRELARRLKGTNVTVNSVHPGTVNSDLTRHSTLMTIFFTVFSTFLKTPREGAQTSIYCAVAEELHSISGKHFSDCAPAFVAPQGRSEETARRLWDVSCELLGIEWD from the exons ATGCTGCCGAAAAAC AGGAGCAGCATCCAGCTggaagaagcagagaggagctcagTCCGGGCTATGATGCTGCTGTTAGTCGCTGTCGCGGGCCTCGGAGCGGTGACGTTACTGGTGCTTTTATTCTCCACACACATCCG gagctatgcagcaggaggagtgtgcatgtccacagctccTCTGGAGGGAAAGACAGTCCTCATCACTGGAGCCAACACGGGGATTGGGAAGGAGACCGCCCTGGATATGGCAGTGAGAG GCGCTCGGGTGATCATGGCGTGTCGAGATGTGGACAAAGGGGAGGAAGCGGCGGCCAGTATACGAGCGGCGTGTCCCCGAGCCGACGTGGAGGTCCGGGAGCTGGACCTGGCAGACACCTGCTCCATACGAGCCTTCGCACAGAAGTTCCTGAGAG aggtCAACGAACTTCATATCCTCATCAATAACGCCGGCGTGATGATGTGTCCTTACATGAAAACTATCGACGGCTTTGAGATGCACATCGGAGTCAACCACTTAG gtcacttcctgttgacGTCCCTCCTCATCGGGCAGCTGAAGCGCAGTGCGCATGCCCGGATCGTCGTGGTCTCCTCTCTGGCGCACAACTTCGGCTGGATCCGATTCCACGACCTGCACAGCCAGGGGAGCTACAACAGCGGCTTAGCGTACTGCCAGAGCAAACTGGCCAACGTGCTCTTCACCAGAGAGCTGGCCCGGAGACTCAAAG GTACCAACGTGACGGTGAACTCGGTCCACCCGGGGACGGTGAACTCTGACCTCACCAGACATTCGACCCTGATGACGATATTCTTCACCGTCTTCTCCACGTTCCTGAAAACGCCGCGAGAAGGAGCGCAGACGAGTATCTACTGTGCGGTGGCGGAGGAGCTGCACTCCATCTCTGGGAAACACTTCAG CGACTGCGCCCCCGCCTTCGTAGCCCCACAGGGCAGGAGTGAGGAGACGGCGAGGAGACTGTGGGACGTCAGCTGTGAACTTCTGGGGATCGAGTGGGACTGa